A DNA window from Patescibacteria group bacterium contains the following coding sequences:
- a CDS encoding penicillin-binding protein 2 has product MFSSLRANLIFSFFALLTFFFIAKLYILQIKDHGKYKALAKSQHQSSLVLNAKRGNIYTSDNYPLALTETRYLLYAEPKKIENPTKYAKSIADILEEDSDKRVELELSIKENLLADLFWVPLKKNLTAKQKQKVESLNLEGLGFEEEFVRFYPENTLASHILGFVGSDKEGAPAGYFGVEGYYEGELKGVAGIIFQEKDAFGYPIAVGDYKKIPPQNGRSLVLTVDRALQFVIEGRLKDSVEKYGAKSATAIVVEPQTGKIRAMANFPNEGKDITDESTRNKAIADTYEPGSVVKALTMSSAIDMGKVTPETTYVDDGPKSFSGHIVDTWDGKHYGVETMTSVLQHSNNLGAAWVGGVVGAKNLRDYFIKFGFGNKLGIDLEGEDTGIIRELSEWRDIDLAVASFGQGISVTPLQVVMAFSAIANDGVLMKPFVVERIMDDSGEEIAKFAPTSLRKVISKKSADTMVEMLTAAVSGGEAKFFVSKKYIVAGKTGTAQIPVSGSYDPNKTNATFVGFLPISKKFVMLIKLEEPKASVYASETAVPVWMDIAETIAIYYKIPPDK; this is encoded by the coding sequence ATGTTTTCCTCTCTTCGCGCAAACCTAATTTTTTCTTTTTTTGCCCTTTTAACCTTTTTTTTCATTGCCAAACTTTATATTTTGCAAATAAAAGATCATGGAAAATATAAAGCTTTGGCCAAAAGTCAGCACCAATCAAGTCTAGTCTTAAACGCGAAAAGAGGAAATATATATACTTCGGATAATTATCCTTTGGCATTAACTGAAACTAGATATTTGCTGTATGCGGAACCTAAAAAAATTGAAAATCCCACAAAATACGCAAAAAGCATAGCGGATATTTTAGAAGAGGATTCTGATAAAAGGGTGGAATTGGAACTTAGCATAAAAGAAAATTTGTTAGCCGACCTTTTTTGGGTACCGTTAAAAAAGAATTTAACCGCCAAACAAAAACAAAAAGTGGAAAGTTTAAATTTGGAGGGATTGGGGTTTGAGGAGGAATTTGTTCGGTTTTATCCAGAAAATACCCTAGCATCCCATATATTAGGTTTTGTTGGCAGTGATAAAGAAGGCGCTCCAGCGGGGTATTTTGGTGTGGAAGGTTATTATGAAGGAGAGCTTAAAGGAGTTGCGGGGATAATTTTTCAGGAGAAAGACGCTTTTGGGTACCCGATAGCAGTGGGAGATTATAAAAAAATCCCCCCCCAAAATGGCAGGAGTTTGGTTTTAACTGTGGACAGGGCTTTGCAATTTGTGATAGAGGGTAGATTAAAAGATTCAGTTGAGAAGTACGGCGCTAAATCTGCAACAGCGATAGTTGTAGAACCCCAAACTGGAAAAATTAGAGCTATGGCTAATTTCCCAAACGAAGGGAAAGACATAACGGATGAAAGTACAAGAAACAAGGCAATTGCCGATACTTACGAACCAGGTTCTGTGGTAAAAGCGTTAACTATGTCCTCTGCTATTGATATGGGAAAAGTAACGCCGGAAACAACTTATGTGGACGATGGGCCTAAAAGTTTTTCGGGGCATATCGTGGACACTTGGGATGGAAAACATTATGGCGTGGAAACAATGACAAGTGTGCTTCAGCATTCCAATAATCTAGGCGCGGCTTGGGTGGGTGGTGTGGTGGGGGCAAAAAATTTGCGAGATTATTTTATTAAATTTGGATTTGGAAACAAGCTTGGTATAGACCTTGAGGGGGAAGACACTGGTATCATAAGGGAATTATCCGAGTGGCGGGATATTGATTTAGCTGTGGCGTCTTTTGGACAAGGTATTTCGGTTACTCCTCTTCAGGTGGTAATGGCGTTTTCTGCTATAGCCAACGATGGGGTTTTAATGAAACCCTTTGTGGTTGAGAGAATAATGGACGATTCTGGCGAAGAAATTGCAAAATTCGCGCCAACTTCGTTAAGAAAAGTTATATCCAAAAAATCTGCCGACACAATGGTTGAAATGCTAACAGCCGCCGTTTCCGGGGGCGAGGCAAAGTTTTTTGTTTCAAAGAAATATATAGTGGCGGGGAAAACGGGAACAGCTCAAATACCAGTTAGCGGTTCGTATGACCCCAATAAAACAAATGCCACTTTTGTTGGGTTTTTGCCAATCAGCAAAAAATTTGTTATGCTGATTAAGTTGGAGGAACCGAAAGCTAGTGTATACGCTTCTGAAACGGCGGTTCCTGTTTGGATGGATATTGCTGAAACAATCGCTATTTATTATAAAATACCGCCCGACAAGTAA
- a CDS encoding UDP-N-acetylglucosamine 1-carboxyvinyltransferase: MKYKIVGDLPLNGFVRVSGAKNSALKILISSILCDGVLEIFNAPRVGDVLVFIEILKSLGVSAEFRNDGCLELNASGLNSYKLPETAKDIKSSILFVGPLLAKFGKASLPKNPKYELDYHFEVLKNLGATIKESKNTFEFECASLRAFDINFPVNTHTGTDNAILSAVLAEGVSVITNAAEEPEVGDLITALNKMGAKITRSEQDSRTVVIEGVRSLAKTQYTVMPDRNEPVFYAVATIFTGGDIVIKDINSTHLTSFLSKISSMGVSFEVISQNEMRVWANEENLKPTNIETKPYPGFMTDWQPLFSVLLTKALGESMVFDKVLNRFEFAKELNRMGAKIEITKEGINIEGPAKLKGTTVEATDAISGLALIVAGLGAKGKTEVRNAEVVDSGFENVEEKFKNLGANIAKSN, translated from the coding sequence ATGAAGTACAAAATTGTAGGGGATTTGCCTTTAAACGGGTTTGTTCGTGTCTCTGGGGCAAAAAATTCAGCTCTAAAGATATTAATATCTTCCATTCTTTGCGATGGGGTTTTGGAAATTTTTAACGCGCCGAGGGTGGGGGATGTTTTGGTATTTATTGAGATATTAAAAAGTTTAGGTGTGTCCGCAGAGTTTAGAAACGATGGCTGTTTAGAACTAAATGCCAGCGGTTTAAACTCTTACAAACTTCCCGAAACGGCAAAAGATATAAAATCTTCTATTCTTTTTGTGGGACCCTTGCTTGCCAAATTTGGCAAAGCGTCTTTACCCAAAAACCCAAAATATGAGTTGGATTATCACTTTGAAGTACTTAAAAATCTAGGCGCTACAATAAAGGAAAGCAAAAACACTTTTGAATTTGAATGCGCTTCTTTGCGCGCGTTTGATATTAATTTTCCGGTAAACACTCACACGGGAACGGACAATGCCATACTATCTGCAGTGCTTGCCGAAGGAGTTAGTGTAATTACCAATGCCGCGGAGGAGCCGGAGGTGGGGGATCTTATAACTGCTCTTAATAAAATGGGCGCTAAAATCACTCGTTCCGAGCAGGACTCGCGAACGGTCGTAATTGAAGGGGTTAGGAGTTTGGCAAAAACGCAGTATACTGTAATGCCGGATAGAAACGAACCGGTTTTTTATGCTGTGGCTACAATTTTTACGGGTGGCGATATTGTTATTAAGGACATTAATTCTACTCATCTAACTTCGTTTTTAAGCAAAATCTCTTCTATGGGGGTAAGTTTTGAAGTTATCTCTCAAAATGAAATGCGGGTTTGGGCAAACGAAGAAAATCTTAAACCAACAAACATTGAGACCAAACCGTATCCTGGTTTTATGACGGATTGGCAACCACTCTTTTCGGTTTTGTTAACTAAGGCTCTGGGCGAGAGTATGGTTTTTGACAAAGTGTTAAATAGGTTTGAGTTCGCTAAAGAATTAAATAGAATGGGAGCAAAAATAGAGATAACTAAGGAAGGTATTAATATTGAAGGTCCCGCTAAACTTAAAGGGACAACGGTAGAAGCTACCGACGCAATCTCCGGTTTAGCGTTAATAGTTGCGGGGTTGGGAGCTAAAGGAAAAACCGAAGTGCGCAATGCCGAAGTGGTGGACAGCGGTTTTGAGAATGTGGAAGAAAAGTTTAAAAATCTGGGGGCGAACATAGCTAAATCAAATTAG
- a CDS encoding sigma-70 family RNA polymerase sigma factor, with amino-acid sequence MQKNIVFEKIYKENYPKILNFIKSKTSTVEDAEDITSGVFEKAFKGLDNFKWQGIPVSSWLYKIAKNSLIDFYRKKKDSLTTEKMLEIKGPRINSEQDIMSNLCFEQIVNSLKPRERKIIYMKFFEGHTNKNIAKKLKLTENNVAIIIHRTIKDLRKALI; translated from the coding sequence ATGCAGAAAAATATCGTTTTTGAAAAAATTTATAAAGAAAACTATCCCAAAATACTAAACTTTATAAAATCAAAAACTTCAACCGTTGAAGATGCCGAAGATATAACAAGCGGGGTATTTGAAAAAGCCTTTAAAGGTTTGGATAATTTTAAATGGCAAGGAATACCCGTTTCCAGCTGGCTTTATAAAATTGCCAAAAATTCGCTTATTGATTTTTATCGCAAAAAAAAGGACTCTTTAACCACAGAGAAAATGCTTGAAATAAAAGGCCCCAGAATAAACTCCGAGCAGGATATTATGTCCAACTTATGTTTTGAACAAATTGTTAATAGCTTAAAACCCCGCGAACGAAAAATTATATATATGAAATTTTTTGAGGGGCACACCAACAAAAATATCGCCAAAAAATTAAAATTAACCGAAAACAATGTGGCAATAATAATACATAGAACTATTAAAGACTTGAGAAAGGCGCTAATTTGA